The following are encoded together in the Raineyella sp. LH-20 genome:
- a CDS encoding MarR family winged helix-turn-helix transcriptional regulator, whose protein sequence is MVRPDRRTSLLGPLKRAHLAARGLADGVLRPFGLTMAQYTMLRHLADNPGSSGADLARLVRITPASVAGMLSVLEQDGRVERTPDPAGGRGMLARTTPAADDLLEQVWPAIRWLEEELLRDTSDTDREAFLRVLESIVERQSELLAPPRLGPPPTWAASPDTSPTPRKESAATQ, encoded by the coding sequence ATGGTCAGACCGGATCGACGCACCAGCCTGCTGGGTCCGCTGAAGCGGGCCCACCTCGCCGCCCGCGGCCTCGCGGACGGGGTGCTCCGCCCCTTCGGACTGACCATGGCCCAGTACACGATGCTCCGGCACCTCGCCGACAACCCGGGAAGCTCCGGCGCCGACCTCGCCCGGCTCGTCCGCATCACGCCGGCCTCGGTGGCCGGGATGCTCTCCGTCCTCGAACAGGACGGGCGCGTGGAGCGGACGCCCGACCCGGCCGGCGGGCGGGGCATGCTGGCCCGGACCACCCCGGCCGCCGACGACCTGCTCGAACAGGTCTGGCCGGCCATCCGGTGGCTCGAGGAGGAGTTGCTCCGGGACACGTCCGACACCGACCGCGAGGCCTTCCTGCGGGTCCTCGAGTCGATCGTCGAACGGCAGTCCGAGCTGCTCGCGCCGCCGCGACTGGGCCCTCCTCCGACGTGGGCAGCGTCGCCCGACACATCACCAACCCCCCGAAAGGAATCGGCGGCCACGCAATGA
- a CDS encoding Gfo/Idh/MocA family oxidoreductase, with protein sequence MKVGCIGLGDIARKAYLPVLGSLAEVELHLQTRSPSTLTAVADGHHLPGAQRHADLDSLLDAGLDAAFVHAPTETHPAIVTRLLDAGIATYVDKPLAYDLATCRELVTLAEQRSTSLMVGFNRRFAPGYASCHDHPRDLIVLQKNRPGPADEVRRTVFDDFIHVVDTLRFLVPGEVDEVTVNHRVREGRLEHVVLQLSGAGFTALGVMNRVAGVTEEVLEVSGGGRKRVVRDLADVIDHPDGLPTVHRRPDWVPVPRQRGLEQAVLTFLGAVREDVVLSARNALATHALCEQIVARAGESYDPRFDSAATASGDGTPSEEGRPS encoded by the coding sequence GTGAAGGTGGGATGCATCGGATTGGGCGACATCGCACGGAAGGCCTACCTGCCGGTGCTGGGCAGCCTGGCCGAGGTCGAACTGCATCTGCAGACCCGCAGCCCGTCGACCCTCACCGCCGTGGCCGACGGGCACCATCTGCCCGGCGCGCAGCGGCATGCCGACCTCGACTCGCTGCTCGACGCCGGACTGGACGCCGCGTTCGTCCATGCCCCGACCGAGACCCACCCGGCGATCGTGACCCGGCTGCTGGACGCCGGCATCGCGACGTACGTCGACAAACCGCTCGCGTACGACCTGGCGACCTGCCGGGAGCTCGTGACGCTCGCCGAGCAGCGCAGTACGTCGCTGATGGTCGGTTTCAACCGGCGCTTCGCGCCCGGCTATGCGAGCTGCCACGATCACCCGCGAGACCTCATCGTGCTGCAGAAGAACCGGCCCGGCCCGGCCGACGAGGTGCGGCGTACGGTCTTCGACGACTTCATCCATGTCGTCGACACGCTGCGCTTCCTTGTCCCCGGGGAGGTCGACGAGGTGACGGTGAACCATCGGGTGCGGGAGGGCCGGCTCGAGCACGTGGTCCTGCAGTTGTCGGGGGCCGGGTTCACTGCGCTCGGCGTGATGAACCGCGTCGCCGGGGTCACCGAGGAGGTGCTCGAGGTGTCCGGCGGAGGCCGCAAACGGGTCGTCCGTGACCTCGCCGACGTCATCGACCATCCCGACGGGCTGCCCACTGTGCACCGCCGGCCCGACTGGGTCCCGGTGCCGCGCCAGCGCGGCCTCGAGCAGGCCGTCCTCACGTTCCTCGGTGCCGTACGGGAGGATGTCGTCCTGTCGGCCCGCAACGCGCTGGCCACCCATGCGCTGTGCGAGCAGATCGTGGCCCGAGCAGGCGAGTCGTACGATCCGCGCTTCGACAGCGCCGCCACCGCATCGGGTGACGGCACCCCATCGGAGGAAGGCAGACCATCATGA
- a CDS encoding low molecular weight phosphatase family protein: MLTAEELEARYAYDTAQLADHYEGVFTPEEVREAVAVSREHLEKQASVTDFLPLLVSRMAKEELLAKAQAEGRVAKALPEILFVSENNSARSHMAAALTRHLADGKVNVRCAGLHPRGGLSSDVITVLAERGITLKYPYPMPFTSSLVGAADVVVTLGVPEFHDFAGKSWVNWEVPSLRGEGLEFVREVADDLERRIRALLADEVRIAA, from the coding sequence ATGTTGACCGCAGAGGAGCTCGAGGCGCGTTACGCGTACGACACGGCCCAGCTGGCCGACCACTACGAGGGCGTGTTCACCCCCGAGGAAGTGCGTGAGGCTGTCGCCGTCTCCCGGGAGCACCTGGAGAAGCAGGCCAGCGTGACCGATTTCCTGCCGCTGCTCGTCTCGCGGATGGCGAAGGAGGAATTGCTCGCCAAGGCGCAGGCCGAGGGCCGCGTCGCCAAGGCCCTGCCGGAGATCCTCTTCGTCTCCGAGAACAACAGTGCGCGCTCCCACATGGCCGCCGCGCTGACCCGCCACCTGGCGGACGGCAAGGTGAACGTACGGTGCGCCGGCCTCCACCCGCGCGGCGGGCTGTCCAGTGACGTGATCACCGTGCTGGCCGAGCGGGGGATCACTCTGAAGTACCCGTACCCGATGCCGTTCACCTCCAGCCTGGTGGGTGCCGCCGACGTGGTGGTCACTCTGGGTGTGCCGGAGTTCCACGACTTCGCCGGCAAGTCGTGGGTCAACTGGGAGGTGCCGTCGCTCCGCGGCGAGGGGCTCGAGTTCGTCCGCGAGGTGGCCGACGACCTGGAGCGCCGGATCCGTGCACTGCTGGCCGATGAGGTCAGGATCGCCGCGTAG
- a CDS encoding glycerol-3-phosphate dehydrogenase/oxidase has protein sequence MKESTLTAQSRSRALEEMADDGGLDLLVVGGGVTGAGIALDAVTRGLRTGLVEMQDWAAGTSSRSSRLVHGGLRYLYQLDLHLVSEALAERGLLLDTIAPHLVHAQPFLWPLRVPLIERGYSALGVGLYDLIARFHGGRVPIQRHYDKAGALGIFPDIRPGRLSGAIRFYDARVDDARLVVDLVRTAVSYGALAASRTRVVDFVRRRGAVTGAVLHDLEADREITVRARHVINATGVWTEQTEGLAGPRAQGLKVLASKGVHIVVPKERIRGRTGLFLRTSTSVLFIIPWPDHWVIGTTDTAWSEQREAPVATAADIDYILDQANAVLRSRLTRDDILASYAGLRPLLQPLRGTPGESASVSREHTVARVAPGLSAIAGGKLTTYRRMAQDAVDFALGAERTRAQPSITERVPLVGAVGYEATRAQAGPIARRIGWDRHRVEHLLSRYGAELTTIADLVRADPDLGRPLAAAPAYLRAEVAFAVTHEGALHLADVLRRRVRLAYEMPEGGCAALDEIGDIVAPLLGWDAATLDREKQRYRREVEAQRAASEAPDDATASALMAAALAEV, from the coding sequence GTGAAGGAGTCCACGCTCACCGCACAGTCCCGATCGCGAGCCCTGGAGGAGATGGCCGACGACGGCGGCCTCGACCTCCTCGTCGTCGGAGGGGGAGTGACGGGCGCCGGCATCGCCCTCGATGCGGTCACCCGTGGCCTGCGCACCGGGCTGGTGGAGATGCAGGACTGGGCCGCCGGCACCTCGTCGCGATCGTCGCGGCTGGTGCACGGCGGCCTGCGCTACCTCTACCAACTGGACCTGCATCTGGTCTCCGAGGCGCTGGCCGAGCGCGGCCTGCTGCTCGACACCATCGCCCCCCACCTGGTCCACGCCCAACCCTTCCTGTGGCCGCTGCGGGTGCCCCTCATCGAGCGCGGCTACAGCGCCCTCGGCGTCGGCCTGTACGACCTGATCGCCCGGTTCCACGGCGGCCGGGTGCCGATCCAGCGCCACTACGACAAGGCCGGCGCGCTCGGCATCTTCCCCGACATCCGCCCCGGGCGGCTGAGCGGCGCAATCCGCTTCTACGATGCCCGGGTGGACGATGCGCGCCTGGTCGTCGACCTGGTCCGCACGGCCGTGTCGTACGGCGCCCTGGCCGCCTCCCGGACCCGGGTGGTCGACTTCGTCCGCCGGCGCGGCGCGGTCACCGGGGCCGTCCTGCACGACCTGGAGGCCGACCGGGAGATCACCGTCCGGGCCCGCCACGTCATCAACGCCACCGGTGTGTGGACCGAGCAGACCGAGGGCCTGGCCGGTCCGCGGGCCCAGGGACTGAAGGTGCTCGCCTCCAAGGGCGTGCACATCGTGGTGCCCAAGGAACGGATCCGGGGCCGCACCGGCCTGTTCCTGCGGACCTCGACGTCGGTGCTCTTCATCATCCCGTGGCCCGACCACTGGGTGATCGGCACCACCGACACCGCCTGGTCCGAGCAGCGTGAGGCGCCGGTGGCCACCGCGGCCGACATCGACTACATCCTCGACCAGGCCAACGCGGTGCTGCGCTCCCGGCTGACCCGCGACGACATCCTCGCGTCGTACGCCGGCCTGCGACCGCTGCTGCAGCCGCTGCGCGGCACTCCCGGCGAGTCGGCCAGCGTGTCGCGCGAGCACACGGTCGCCCGGGTCGCGCCCGGCCTGTCGGCGATCGCGGGCGGCAAGCTCACCACCTACCGCCGGATGGCCCAGGACGCGGTCGATTTCGCCCTCGGCGCCGAACGGACCCGTGCGCAGCCGTCGATCACCGAGCGGGTCCCGCTGGTCGGCGCGGTCGGTTACGAGGCCACCCGGGCACAGGCCGGCCCGATCGCGCGCCGGATCGGCTGGGACCGGCACCGTGTCGAGCACCTGTTGTCGCGCTACGGGGCGGAGCTGACGACGATCGCCGATCTGGTCCGCGCCGATCCCGATCTCGGTCGTCCGCTGGCAGCGGCTCCGGCCTATCTGCGGGCCGAGGTCGCCTTCGCGGTGACCCACGAGGGCGCCCTGCACCTCGCCGACGTGCTGCGCCGCCGGGTCCGGCTGGCGTACGAGATGCCCGAAGGGGGCTGCGCGGCGCTGGACGAGATCGGTGACATCGTCGCCCCGCTGCTCGGCTGGGACGCCGCCACCCTGGACCGTGAGAAGCAGCGCTACCGCCGCGAGGTGGAGGCCCAGCGCGCCGCGTCGGAGGCGCCCGACGACGCGACCGCGTCGGCCCTGATGGCGGCGGCGCTGGCGGAAGTCTAG
- a CDS encoding class F sortase — MSARRRRPLVPTWVLLAASVVGLVAAPSGVVWLAYFRHRTPPVPAVAPFDPTALTVDSLGLHSVGVLPMALDRGALNPPDNPRLVGWWNRSADAGAEVGTTLLTAHKVHNSGSAVFEHLVELRPGATVVLGGAAGSRTYVVQDVRVLTKDQLAAASAQLFAQDGPHRLVLVTCEDWDGTGFTANSVVTAVPVAPSPPAS; from the coding sequence GTGAGTGCCCGTCGCCGCCGACCGCTGGTGCCCACCTGGGTCCTGCTCGCGGCCTCCGTCGTTGGCCTGGTCGCGGCGCCGTCGGGTGTCGTCTGGCTCGCCTACTTCCGGCATCGGACGCCGCCGGTGCCGGCGGTCGCGCCGTTCGATCCCACCGCGCTGACCGTCGACTCCCTCGGCCTGCACAGCGTCGGCGTGCTGCCGATGGCTCTCGACCGCGGTGCCCTCAACCCGCCGGACAATCCGCGGCTGGTCGGCTGGTGGAACCGCTCCGCCGATGCCGGCGCCGAGGTGGGGACCACCCTGCTCACCGCCCACAAGGTGCACAACAGCGGATCGGCGGTCTTCGAGCACCTGGTGGAGCTCAGGCCAGGCGCCACCGTCGTCCTCGGTGGCGCCGCCGGCTCCCGGACGTACGTCGTCCAGGATGTCCGGGTGCTGACGAAGGACCAGCTCGCCGCCGCCTCGGCGCAGCTGTTCGCCCAGGACGGGCCGCATCGGCTGGTGCTGGTCACCTGTGAGGACTGGGACGGCACCGGATTCACGGCGAACTCGGTGGTCACGGCCGTCCCGGTCGCCCCGTCACCGCCTGCATCGTGA
- a CDS encoding amino acid permease, whose amino-acid sequence MSLFLKKTIGEVQEDLADPERSLRRELGAWDIAVMGVAVAVGAGIFSVGAQAAADYAGPAVIISFIIAALVCGLAVMNYAEFASTIPVSGSAYTFSYVSLGELIAWIIGWDLILEMLMAASVISKYWGIYVRNVFEFLHIDLPTEFALGGLTVSWPPVLIVALFTVLLVLGTKLTSRVNGVLTVIKIGITLFIIVAGSFYVKVSNFKPFLPPAEPTTGSQASGVMTQSLFAFLSGADPTRYGMYGLLGAAALVFFAFIGFDIVATTAEEAKDPQKTLPRGIFGGLALVSLLYVAVTIVVTGMVSYREMAKEDEPSLATAFRLVGANWVGTIITIGILIGLTTVIMVLLLGLARVVFAMSRDGLLPRGLSHTSDRGTPARLQILAGVVVAAIAALADVGQLSEMINIGTLSAFVLVSFAVPVLRRRYPDLKRGFTVPWSPTLPIISGVLCLWLMANLAVETWLRFVVWLLVGLTIYFGYSYRHSRARLDQETELPTTGERPGARQWTVASGVLVGLAGLAVIGGIVVALAGRSGTALSGGLVWALILGPAPGILAGHLALTRTGADNGRSRPVQTVLATGYGAGAVAVVLGIVHALAVI is encoded by the coding sequence ATGAGTCTCTTCCTGAAGAAGACCATCGGTGAGGTCCAGGAGGACCTGGCGGATCCCGAACGCAGCCTGAGGCGCGAACTCGGCGCGTGGGACATCGCCGTGATGGGTGTCGCCGTCGCGGTCGGCGCGGGCATCTTCTCCGTCGGTGCGCAGGCCGCCGCCGACTACGCCGGCCCGGCCGTGATCATCTCCTTCATCATCGCCGCGCTCGTCTGCGGTCTCGCGGTGATGAACTACGCCGAGTTCGCCTCGACGATCCCGGTGTCGGGGTCGGCGTACACCTTCTCGTACGTGTCGCTGGGGGAGCTCATCGCCTGGATCATCGGCTGGGACCTGATCCTCGAGATGCTGATGGCGGCCTCGGTGATCTCCAAGTACTGGGGCATCTACGTCCGCAACGTGTTCGAGTTCCTGCACATCGACCTGCCGACCGAGTTCGCGCTCGGCGGGCTCACCGTCTCCTGGCCACCGGTGCTCATCGTGGCGCTGTTCACCGTGCTGCTGGTGCTCGGCACCAAGCTCACCTCGCGGGTCAACGGTGTGCTGACGGTGATCAAGATCGGGATCACGCTGTTCATCATCGTTGCGGGCTCCTTCTACGTGAAGGTCTCCAACTTCAAGCCCTTCCTGCCGCCGGCCGAGCCGACCACCGGCTCCCAGGCCTCCGGGGTGATGACGCAGAGCCTCTTCGCGTTCCTCTCCGGCGCCGACCCGACCCGCTACGGCATGTACGGTCTGCTCGGCGCGGCCGCCCTGGTCTTCTTCGCCTTCATCGGCTTCGACATCGTCGCCACCACCGCCGAGGAGGCCAAGGACCCGCAGAAGACCCTGCCGCGGGGCATCTTCGGCGGCCTGGCGCTGGTCTCCCTGCTCTACGTCGCGGTCACCATCGTCGTCACCGGCATGGTGAGCTACCGGGAGATGGCGAAGGAGGACGAGCCGTCGCTGGCCACCGCGTTCCGCCTCGTCGGTGCCAACTGGGTGGGCACCATCATCACCATCGGCATCCTGATCGGCCTGACCACCGTCATCATGGTGCTGCTGCTCGGGCTCGCCCGGGTCGTCTTCGCGATGAGTCGCGACGGGCTGCTGCCCCGCGGCCTGTCACACACCTCGGACCGCGGCACCCCGGCCCGGCTGCAGATCCTGGCCGGTGTCGTCGTGGCCGCCATCGCCGCACTGGCCGACGTCGGCCAACTGTCCGAGATGATCAACATCGGCACGCTGTCGGCCTTCGTCCTGGTGAGCTTCGCCGTGCCGGTGCTGCGGCGTCGCTACCCCGACCTCAAGCGCGGTTTCACCGTGCCGTGGTCCCCGACGCTGCCGATCATCTCCGGTGTGCTGTGCCTCTGGCTGATGGCCAACCTGGCCGTGGAGACCTGGCTGCGGTTCGTCGTCTGGCTGCTGGTCGGCCTCACCATCTACTTCGGTTACAGCTACCGGCACTCCCGGGCCCGACTTGACCAGGAGACCGAGCTGCCGACCACCGGTGAGCGTCCCGGTGCCCGACAGTGGACCGTCGCCTCGGGCGTCCTCGTCGGGCTGGCCGGGCTGGCCGTGATCGGAGGGATCGTCGTCGCGCTGGCCGGGCGGAGCGGAACGGCGCTGTCCGGTGGGCTGGTCTGGGCACTCATTCTCGGCCCGGCGCCCGGCATCCTCGCCGGTCACCTGGCGCTGACCCGGACCGGTGCGGACAACGGCCGGTCCCGGCCGGTGCAGACCGTCCTGGCGACGGGTTACGGCGCCGGCGCGGTGGCGGTGGTGCTCGGCATCGTGCACGCGCTGGCGGTCATCTGA
- a CDS encoding VOC family protein: MTTTGPDFVSFQVRDREASAQFYEKTVGLTRLPVPNPAAAVFSAGGVSFAVRAPFPGVDLDAVGQLGAGIGVWFHAPDATGLHARLVAQGVPIVQAPFEGSFGTQFAFRDPDGYVVTIHSKG; encoded by the coding sequence ATGACGACCACCGGCCCCGATTTCGTGTCGTTCCAGGTGCGCGACCGCGAGGCGTCCGCACAGTTCTACGAGAAGACCGTCGGCCTGACCCGGCTTCCGGTCCCCAACCCGGCCGCCGCAGTGTTCTCCGCGGGCGGCGTCTCGTTCGCCGTACGTGCCCCGTTCCCGGGCGTCGATCTCGACGCCGTCGGCCAGCTCGGCGCCGGCATCGGCGTGTGGTTCCACGCCCCCGATGCCACCGGTCTGCACGCGCGGCTGGTCGCGCAGGGCGTGCCGATCGTCCAGGCGCCGTTCGAGGGGTCCTTCGGGACCCAGTTCGCCTTCCGCGACCCGGACGGCTACGTGGTCACCATCCACTCCAAGGGGTGA
- a CDS encoding MFS transporter, protein MSPTSRIHTLHPERYKWVALSNTTLGALMASINGSIVLIAMPAIFNGIHLNPLEAGNVSYLLWMLMGYMLVTAVLVTTFGRLGDLYGRVRIYNLGFLVFTVGAIALSVDPYDGGAGAIWLILWRLVQAVGGSMIFANSTAIITDAFPPGKRGTAMGINQVAAIAGTFVGLVLGGLMAALHWRWVFLVSVPVGIIGTVWAYVSLHETGQRAHLIEKSKERLDAIGNVLFAVGLTVLLIGITYGIQPYGDHPSGWTNPWVIAGIVGGLVILVAFVLYEQRIPNPMLDVDLFRIRVFAFGNLSAFLSAVARGGLQFMLIIWLQGIWLPLHGFAYEDTPLWAGIYMLPLTIGFVVSGPLSGMISDRLGSRLFAPLGLVLVGITFIGFLLIPVNFPYWLFAVVCFLNGVGSGMFAAPNRSTVMSSVRPADRGIASGMSSTFMNAGNSLSIGVFFSLMIVGLAGTLPQALFSGLTSHSVPAAIATPIANMPPTGSLFAAFLGYNPIQSMLEPTGILTQIPAADAATLTGQQFFPQLISAPFQSGLVVVFLAAAVMSFVGALASLARGKHVRVIGTTGHVEPVPVEVGSED, encoded by the coding sequence ATGAGCCCCACCTCCCGCATCCACACACTGCACCCGGAACGCTACAAGTGGGTCGCCCTGTCGAACACGACACTGGGCGCCCTGATGGCGTCGATCAACGGTTCGATCGTCCTGATCGCCATGCCGGCCATCTTCAACGGCATCCACCTCAACCCGCTCGAAGCCGGCAACGTGAGCTATCTGCTGTGGATGCTCATGGGCTACATGCTGGTGACCGCGGTGCTCGTCACCACCTTCGGACGCCTCGGCGACCTGTACGGGCGGGTCAGGATCTACAACCTGGGCTTCCTGGTCTTCACCGTCGGTGCGATCGCCCTGTCGGTCGACCCGTACGACGGCGGCGCGGGCGCCATCTGGCTGATCCTGTGGCGCCTCGTCCAGGCGGTCGGCGGATCGATGATCTTCGCCAACTCGACGGCCATCATCACCGACGCCTTCCCGCCGGGCAAGCGGGGGACGGCGATGGGCATCAACCAGGTGGCCGCCATCGCGGGCACCTTCGTCGGACTGGTGCTCGGCGGCCTGATGGCGGCCCTGCACTGGCGGTGGGTGTTCCTCGTCTCCGTCCCGGTCGGCATCATCGGCACCGTGTGGGCGTACGTCTCCTTGCATGAGACCGGCCAGCGGGCTCACCTGATCGAGAAGAGCAAGGAACGGCTCGACGCGATCGGCAACGTGCTCTTCGCCGTCGGCCTGACGGTCCTGCTGATCGGCATCACCTACGGCATCCAGCCGTACGGCGACCACCCGTCCGGCTGGACCAACCCCTGGGTCATCGCGGGCATCGTCGGCGGCCTGGTCATCCTCGTCGCCTTCGTCCTGTACGAGCAGCGGATCCCGAACCCGATGCTCGACGTGGACCTGTTCCGGATCCGGGTGTTCGCCTTCGGCAACCTGTCGGCCTTCCTGTCGGCCGTCGCCCGGGGCGGGCTGCAGTTCATGCTGATCATCTGGCTGCAGGGCATCTGGCTGCCGCTGCACGGCTTCGCGTACGAGGACACGCCGTTGTGGGCGGGCATCTACATGCTGCCGCTGACCATCGGGTTCGTCGTCTCCGGGCCGCTGTCGGGGATGATCTCCGACAGGCTGGGCTCGCGGCTGTTCGCCCCGCTGGGCCTGGTCCTGGTCGGCATCACCTTCATCGGCTTCCTGCTGATCCCGGTGAACTTCCCCTACTGGCTCTTCGCGGTCGTGTGCTTCCTCAACGGGGTCGGCTCGGGCATGTTCGCCGCCCCCAACCGGTCCACCGTGATGAGCAGCGTACGGCCCGCCGACCGCGGCATCGCGTCGGGGATGTCGAGCACGTTCATGAACGCCGGCAACTCGCTGTCGATCGGCGTCTTCTTCTCGCTGATGATCGTCGGCCTGGCGGGCACCCTGCCGCAGGCCCTCTTCTCCGGCCTGACCAGCCACTCGGTCCCGGCCGCGATCGCCACCCCGATCGCAAACATGCCGCCCACCGGCAGCCTGTTCGCCGCCTTCCTGGGCTACAACCCGATCCAGTCGATGCTGGAGCCGACCGGGATCCTCACCCAGATCCCCGCCGCGGATGCGGCCACCCTGACCGGGCAGCAGTTCTTCCCGCAGCTGATCTCGGCGCCGTTCCAGTCCGGCCTGGTGGTCGTCTTCCTGGCCGCGGCCGTGATGAGCTTCGTCGGCGCGCTGGCCTCGCTCGCCCGCGGCAAGCACGTCCGGGTGATCGGAACGACCGGCCACGTCGAGCCGGTGCCGGTCGAGGTGGGCAGCGAGGACTGA
- a CDS encoding VOC family protein, with translation MRITLTSVLVDDQDKAERFYTGVLGFVVRHDVPLGGGARWLTVVSPQDPEGTELLLEPRGHPAAAPYCEALFADGIPFTQFTVDDVDAEYQRLRDLGVRFTQSPIAMGPVTTAVFDDTCGNLIQIVRQTAQ, from the coding sequence ATGAGGATCACCCTGACCAGCGTCCTCGTCGACGATCAGGACAAGGCTGAACGGTTCTACACCGGGGTGCTGGGCTTCGTGGTCAGACACGATGTCCCGCTCGGGGGCGGCGCCCGCTGGCTGACGGTCGTCTCTCCGCAGGACCCCGAGGGCACCGAACTGCTCCTCGAGCCGCGTGGCCACCCGGCGGCGGCGCCCTACTGTGAGGCCCTGTTCGCCGACGGCATCCCGTTCACCCAGTTCACCGTCGACGACGTCGACGCCGAATACCAGCGGCTGCGCGACCTGGGCGTACGGTTCACCCAGTCGCCGATCGCGATGGGCCCGGTGACCACGGCGGTGTTCGACGACACCTGTGGCAACCTGATCCAGATCGTCCGGCAGACCGCCCAGTAG